In Maridesulfovibrio frigidus DSM 17176, a genomic segment contains:
- a CDS encoding DUF1016 N-terminal domain-containing protein, with product MGPLFQSGQPYALLPMGEELIRLWLNAGDVRSLKQIKAAVSVNKELLQFYWELGVDIIEQQKESILSLNRVESQ from the coding sequence GTGGGCCCACTTTTTCAAAGTGGACAACCTTACGCCTTGCTCCCTATGGGAGAAGAGCTTATTCGCCTGTGGCTCAATGCTGGGGATGTGAGAAGTTTGAAGCAGATCAAAGCGGCAGTTTCAGTAAATAAAGAGTTGCTACAATTCTACTGGGAACTTGGGGTAGATATTATTGAACAGCAAAAAGAATCAATTCTGTCGTTAAATCGTGTTGAGTCTCAGTAA